The proteins below come from a single Parageobacillus toebii NBRC 107807 genomic window:
- the ribH gene encoding 6,7-dimethyl-8-ribityllumazine synthase — translation MKVMEGNLVGTGLKIAIVISRFNEFITSKLLSGAMDGLKRHGVNENDVTVAWVPGAFEIPLIAKKLAESRQYDAVIALGAVIRGATSHYDYVCNEVAKGVSHAALSTGTPVIFGVLTTDTIEQAIERAGTKAGNKGWEAAVSAIEMANLLRTFA, via the coding sequence ATGAAAGTAATGGAAGGAAATTTAGTCGGTACAGGATTAAAAATTGCCATTGTCATTTCCCGTTTTAATGAATTTATTACGAGCAAGTTATTATCTGGCGCCATGGATGGCCTCAAACGGCACGGGGTCAATGAAAACGATGTGACAGTAGCATGGGTGCCAGGAGCGTTTGAAATTCCGCTTATAGCGAAAAAATTAGCCGAATCGAGGCAATATGATGCCGTCATTGCGCTTGGCGCGGTCATTCGCGGGGCGACAAGCCATTACGATTACGTATGCAATGAAGTAGCAAAAGGGGTTTCCCACGCAGCTTTATCAACGGGAACACCGGTTATATTTGGAGTATTAACGACAGATACGATTGAGCAAGCGATTGAACGCGCCGGAACGAAGGCGGGAAATAAAGGATGGGAAGCTGCGGTAAGCGCCATTGAGATGGCAAATCTTCTTCGCACGTTTGCTTAA